Sequence from the Streptomyces peucetius genome:
ACCTTGGAGGACCTGGGGTTCTGCGCCAAGGGCGAGGGCGGCGCCTTCGTGGAGAAGGGGCGGCTGCTGCGGGACGGCGAGCTGCCGGTGAACACCGACGGCGGCGGCCTCTCGGCCTGCCACCCGGGGATGCGCGGTCTGTTCCTGCTGGTCGAGGCGGTACGGCAGCTGCGTGGCGAGGCGGACGGCCGCCAGGTGCTGAGGGCCGGCGGCCGGCTGCCCGAGCTGGCGGTCGCGTCGGGGACGGGGGGCTGGTTCTGCTCGTCGGGGACGGTGGTGCTGGGGCGGGGCTGACCTGCCTCCGCAGGCGGGCGCGATGTTGAATGCGTCCATGGACCACGAGGAGCGAGACCCCCAGACCGCCTTCCGCGCACTGCTGCACGCACAGCGGGTCTGGGTCGTCCCGCTGCCCGCGTTCGACCCGGCCGGCGCGCCCGGTGAGCCGCTGCCGCTGTTCCACCGGTGGTTCGCCGAGGCCGTGGCGGCCGGGCAGACCGAGCCGCACACCATGACCCTGGCGACGGTGGACGAGCAGGGGTGTCCTGACGCGCGGATCGTGATGCTCCACGACGCGGACGCGCGCGGCTGGCACTTCGCCACGCACGCCACGAGCGCCAAGGGCCGGCAACTGGCGGCCCGGCCGGAGGCGTCGCTCGTCTTCTACTGGGCGGCGCAGGGCCGCCAGATCAGGGTGCGCGGCAGGGTGACGGCAGCGCCCGAGGAGGAGAGCCGGGCCGATCTCGCCGTCCGCTCGACCGGGGCGCTCGCCGCGGCGCTGACCGGCAGGCAGAGCGAAGTGCTGTCGTCGGTGGACACGTTGGCCCGCGCCTCGCAGGCCGCGTGGGAACGGGCGCAGTCGGAGCCGGACGCACCGGTGCCGACGTGGACGCGGTACGTGCTGGACCCGCGCGAGGCGGAGTTCTTCCAGGGCGACGAGCGGCGCAGGCATGTCCGGCTCCGCTACCGGCGGGCGGCGGGCGGTACGTGGGAACGGGAGCTGCTCTGGCCCTGACCGGCGCGCCCGTCCGGAGCGGGAGGCCCAGGACCGTACGGTCACGCCCTCCGGAGCGAGAGGCCCAGGACCGGTACCCTCACGCCCGGAGCGAGAGGCCCGGGACCGGTCGTCACGCCGGGCGGAAGACGGCCACGGCCACGCCGTCCTCCCCCGTACGGAAGGCGGCCGTCAGCTCCATCCCGACCGCCAGGCGCTCCGGTGGGCAGTCCACCACCTCCGTCATCATCCGGGGCCCTTCCGCCAGTTCGACCAGGGCCGCCGTGTACGGGACGCGGTCGCGATGCGGCGGCAGGTCGTTGCGGTGGACGACGGACCAGGTGTAGAGCGTGGCCCGGCCGGTCGCCCGTTCCCAGCCGACATCCTCGCTCCAGCAGTGCGGGCAGAACTCGCGCGGGTAGTGGTGCGGCCGCCGGCAGTCGGCACAGCGACGGATCAGCAGGTCGCCCGCGGCGGCGGCGTCCCAGTAGGGGCGGGTGAGGTCGTCGATGCCGGGGGTCGCCGGGCTGCCGGTGCCGGTCACTGCCGGGGTACCGGTGCCGGTGCCGGTCCCCCTGCCCGTCACAGGAACAGTCCGATCGCGCTGTCGAGGGACCAGACCTGCCAGGACATCGCGAAGAGGGCGACGAGCGATATCAGGGCCATCATCGCGTTCTGCCCCTGCTCGGCCCAGTCGTGGATCATGAGGATCAGATAGAGCAGATTGAGCACCAGCCCGCCCGCCAGCGCGATCGGCGTGAGGAACCCGGCGACCAGCCCCAGACCGAGGGCGAGTTCGGCGTGGACGACCAGGTAGGCCATCGCCCTGGGCCGGGGGGCCACGATCTTCTCGAAGCCGGTACGGACGGGCCGCCAGCGGTGTTCCGCGGCGACGCCGGCCGCCCAGGTGATCCCCGTCCCGCGCTCGAACCAGCCCTTCTTGTCCTTGTGCCGCCAGCTCTCCAGCCACCACAGGCCGAGGCCGATACGCAGGACGGCGACCCATTCGGCGCCGGTGAGCCAGATCGTCCGCATGGCCCGCTCTCCCCTCACCACTGTTTCTGACAGTACGTCAGTTTCCGGGTGTGCGGGCGGCCCGCGCAAGAGGGAGGGTGCCGGGGCGCCCGGAGTTCCCAGGTCGTGACCCATTCGCAACCGAACCCGGTCTTGACTGAGACCCATCAAATCGGCGGTTCATTACGCTCACGCTCATGGCCGACGAAAAGGACAACGACAGATTCCCGGGCACCGACCGGACGAACCACCGGCCCGTGTACGTCGTCGGCGGCGGCCCGGGTGGTCTCGCCGCCGCGGCCGCCCTGCGGGGGCGGGGCGTGCGGGCCGTCGTGCTCGAGAAGTCGGAGTCGGTCGGCGCCTCCTGGCGCCGCCACTACGACCGGCTCCATCTGCACACCACCCGCAGGCTCTCCGCACTCCCCGGGCTGCCGATGCCGCGCTCGTTCGGCCGCTGGGTCTCGCGCGACGACGTCGTCCGCTACCTGGAGAAGTACGCGGAGTTCCACGAACTGGAGATCGTCACCGGCGTCGAGGTGTCCCGCATCGAACCGGCCGGAGGCGAATGGCTGCTGCACGCCACCGGCGGTCGCGAGCTGACCGGCCGGGCCGTCGTGGTGGCCACGGGCCACAACCACACCCCCCGGCTGCCCGACTGGCCGGGCCGCGAGACGTACGGCGGCGAACTGCTGCACGCGCGCGACTACCGTGACCCGGCGCCCTACGCGGGCAAGGACGTCCTCGTCGTCGGGGTGGGCAACACCGGCGCCGAGATAGCCGTCGACCTGGTCGAGGGCGGGGCCGCGCGGGTACGGCTCGCGGTGCGCACCGTCCCGCACATCGTGCGCCGCTCCACGGCCGGCTGGCCCGCGCAGCGCACCGGCATCCTGGTCCGCCGGCTACCGGTGCGACTGGTGGACAAGGCCGGGGCACTCATGTCCCGGGTCGCCGTGCCGGACCTGGCCGCGCAAGGGCTGCCGCGCCCCGACACGGGCCTGTACTCACGCGTCAGGCAGGGCGCGATCCCGGTGCAGGACGTGGGCCTGATCGACGCCGTCCGCGCCGGCCGCGTCGAGCCCGTCGCGGCTCTCGAGTCCTTCGACGACGGCAAGGCGGTACTGGCGGACGGCACCCGGATCTCCCCGGACACCGTGATCGCCGCGACCGGCTACCGCCGGGCGCTGGAGGGCCTGGTCGGGCACCTGGGCGTGCTCGACGAACAGGGCCGGCCGGTGGTCCACGGCGGACGGACGCCCAAGCAGGCTCCCGGTCTCTACTTCACGGGCTTCACGAACCCGATCAGCGGCATGCTCCGCGAGATGGCGATCGACGCACGCAGGATCGCCAAGGCGCTGGCGTAGTCCCCGCTCTCCGGCGGCACGGAGCCGGGGCCGCGCCGCGGGAGCTGCGCCCCGACCCCGGCCCGGCACGGGGCGGACCCCTGCGGCGCGGCGCGACCCCGGACCGGCACGGGCGCGACCCGGCCCCGGCGGCACGCGCCTGCGCGGGAGGCGGCTGAGGCATTGCCGGCGCGGCACCGGTTCCTGACTTTCCGTCAGTTCGCTAATCTGACTGTGCGTCAGTTAAGTGGCCGGGCAGCTCGGCCATCGAGCAGGAGCGGAGACCAGCGATGCTCGGATCGACTCACGGCACACTCACCTCCGACCTCCGCGCGCGCGTCGTCGCCTGCGGCGATCAGCCCAGAAACGCCGTCCACGAGGCGGCCGGACCCACCGCCCTCGCCGGTGACCTCGACGTCGGCGGCCGTCCGCTGCACGCGCCCGTGCCCGACCTGGACCGGTTCTTCCAGCCCTCGTCCGTCGCCGTCGTCGGCGCCTCCGACGGGGAGGGCCGGCCGAACACCGGGATCACCCGGCAGCTCGTCGACTGGGCCGCCCGCGCCGGCGCCCGCCTGTATCCCGTGCATCCCACCCGTACGACCGTCTTCGGCATCGACTGTGTGCCCTCCGTGGCCGAACTGCCCGAACCGGTCGACCTCGCCGTGCTGCTGGTCGGCGACCCGCTGCCGGTGATCGGGCAACTCGGCGAGGCGAAGGTGAAGTTCGCCGTCGCCTTCGCCTCCGGTTACGCGGAGACCGGCGAAAAGGGCGCCGCCGCACAGGCACGGCTGGCGGCGGCCGTGGAGCGTTCCGGCGTCCGCCTGCTCGGGCCCAACACCAATCTGAACGCCTTCGAGAGGTTCCGCGACGACCTCGACGGACCGGCGATCGCGCTCGTCACCCAGTCCGGCCACCAGGGGCGACCCCTCTTCACCCTTCAGGAGCTGGGCGTACGGCTCTCCCACTGGGCGCCCACCGGCAACGAGGCCGACCTCGAGACGGCCGACTTCGTCTCGTACTTCGCCGAGCGCCCCGAGGTCGGGGCCATCGCCTGCTACGTGGAGGGCCTGAAGAACGGCCGTTCCTTCCTGCTCGCCGCCGACCGGGCGGCCCGCCGCGGGGTGCCGGTCGTCGCCGTCAAGGTCGGCCGCACCGACACCGGGGCGCGCACGGCCGCCTCGCACACCGGCAAACTCACCGGCAGCGACCAGGTGGTGGACGCGGCGATGCGGCAGTTCGGCGTGATCCGCGTCGACGGCCTCGACGAGCTCCAGGACACCGCCGCCCTGCTGGCCCGCGCCCGCCCGCCGGTGGCCGACGGAGTGGCCGTCTACTCGATCTCCGGCGGTACGGGGGCGCACTTCGCGGACCTCGCGACGGCGGCGGGCCTGCGTCTGCCGCGGCTCGGCGACGCCCGGCAGGCGGAGCTGCACCGGTGGATACCGCCGTACCTGAACGTCTCGAACCCGATCGACAACGGCGGCCACCCGGTGGGCGACTGGCGCGGCCGCAGGATCATCGACTCGATCCTGGCCGACCCGGAGGTCGGTGTGCTGGTCTGCCCCATCACCGGGCCCTTCCCGCCGATGAGCGACCGGCTCGCACAGGACCTGGTCGACGCGGCGGAGACCACCGACAAACTGGTGTGCGTGGTGTGGGGATCGCCGCTCGGCACCGAGTCCGCCTACCGCGACACGCTTCTCGGCTCCTCCCGCGTCGCCACCTTCCGCACCTTCGCCAACTGCATCACGGCGGTGCGCGCCCATCTGTCCCACCACCGCTTCACGGCCCGCTACCGCTCCCCCTTCGACGAGGCCCCGCGCACCCCGTCCCCGTCGTTCCGCAGGGCGCAGGCGCTCATGCAGCCGGGCCGGCAGCTGAGCGAGCACGCGGCGAAGAGCCTGCTGCGCGCGTACGGGATCCGGGTGCCGCGCGAGCAGCTGGTGACCAGTGCGGCGGCGGCCGTACGGGCGGCCGCGCTGGTCGGCTACCCGGTCGTGATGAAGGCGTCCGCGCCGCAGCTCGCGCACAAGACCGAACTGGGTCTGGTCAGGATCGGGCTCACCTCCGCGAGCCAAGTGCGCGACACCTACCGCGAGCTCACCGACATCGCCCGCTACGAGGGCGTCGACCTGGACGGCGTACTGGTGTGCCAGATGGTCGAGCGGGGCGTCGAGATGGTCGTCGGGGTCGCCCACGACGAACTGTTCGGCCCGACCGTGACCGTGGGGCTCGGCGGCGTCCTGGTCGAGGTGCTGCACGACACCGCCGTACGGGTCCCGCCCTTCGGCGAGGACCAGGCACGGGACATGCTCGGCGAACTGCGCGGCCGCGCGCTGCTGGACGGCGTACGGGGCGGCCCGCCGGCGGACGTGGACGCGCTGGTGGAGGTGGTCCTGCGGGTCCAGCGGATGGCGCTGGAGCTCGGCGACCAGCTCTCCGAGCTGGACGTCAACCCGCTGATGGTGCTGGGGCGCGGACAGGGCGCGGTGGCGCTGGACGCGCTGGCGGTGTGCCGGTGACGACGGGCGTCCTGCACCGGGTCGAGGAGTCCGTCTCGTGGATCACCCTCGACCGCCCCGAGGCCATGAACGCGGTGACGTGGGAGCAGCGGGAGCGGATCATCGGGCTGCTCGCCGAGGCGTCGTCCGACCCGGCGGTCCGCGCGGTCGTCGTCACCGCGAGGGGGCGCGGCTTCTGCGCGGGCGCCGACCTGCGCGGTGCGCCGGCGCGCGAGCCGGCTCCGGGGGACGTCGCACGCACGATCCGGCTCGGGGCGCAGCGGCTGATCGGGGCCGTACTGGACTGCGAGAAGCCGGTGATCGCCGCGGTCAACGGAACGGCGGCGGGCATCGGCGCGCATCTGGCGTTCGCCTGCGACCTGGTCCTGGCGGCGGCGGAGGCGCGCTTCGTCGAGGTGTTCGTACGGCGGGGTCTGGTGCCCGACGGCGGCGGGGCGTACCTCCTCCCCCGGCTGATCGGCCCGCAGCGCGCCAAGGAGCTGATGTTCTTCGGCGACGCGGTGTCCGCCGAGGAGGCGGCACGCCTCGGGCTCGTCAACCGGGTCGTGCCCGCGGCCGACCTGGAGAAGACGGCCCGCGAGTGGGCCGGCCGCCTCGCCGCGGGCCCGACGCGGGCACTCGCGCTGACCAAGCACCTGGTCAACGCGTCCCTCGACGCCGACCGCGCGACGTCCTTCGCGGCGGAGGCCACGGCCCAGGAGCTGAACATGACGACGAGGGACGCCCAGGAGGGCGTGGCGAGTTTCCGGGAGCGGCGCGCGGCGCGGTTCGAGGGCCGCTGACCGCTTCCCATCTGATGGACCGTCAGGTTCAATGGACGGCGTGATGGGACACGCAGCCATGGCCGCCACCGCCGTCCGGTATCTCCGGTCCGTCGGGGCACCCGTCGGCACCGATGTGTACGAGGCGCTGCCGGCGCCGGTGCTGCGGGCGGTCGGGGAGGACGAGCGACCACCGGTCGGGGCCGGCGAGTTCCGGCGGGTGCTGGGGCACTTCGCCAGCGGGGTGACCGTCGTGACGGCGGTCGACGCGGACGGCCCTGCCGGGTTCGCGTGCCAGTCGTTCGCGTCCCTGTCGCTCGAACCGCCGCTCGTGGTCTTCATGGTGGGGCGCGCGTCCACGACCTGGCCGCGGATCGCCCGTGCCGGGCGCTTCTGCGTCAACGTGCTCGGCGAGACGCAGGGGGAGTTGTGCCGCGGCTTCGCGGTGAGCGGGGCGGACAAGTTCGCCGGGGTGTCGTACCGGCCGGCGCCCGTGACCGGGGCGCCGCTGCTGGACGGCGTGGCCGCCTGGATCGACTGCACGGTGCAGGCGGTGCACACCGGCGGCGACCATCTGGTCGTGGTGGGCCGGGTCGAGGCCCTGGACGCGGACGAGCAGTGCGCGCCCCTGCTGTTCCACCGCGGGCGGTTCGGGCGGCTCGACGTCTGAATCCCGCCAGCGGCGGCGCGCGCCGTCCCGGAGGGTGGACGCATGACCACGACGCATGAGGCCCGGGCCATCGCCCCGGATGTACTGAAGCAGCTCCGCGAGCGCGACGACGCCGGCCACACCCGGCAGCCGTTCACCGACCCCGAGGGCGGCGAGGCCCTGCGCTGCTGCCTGCGGCGCAGCGCGGCCGGTGAGCGCATCGTGCTCGTCTCGTACGCGCCGCTGCGCCGCTGGGCCGCCGAGACGGGCGCGAAGCCCGGCGCCTACGAGGAGTGCGGCCCGGTCTTCGTCCACGCCGAGGAGTGCGAGGGGCCGGCCTCCGGGCCCGGCTACCCGGCCGGACTCCACGGCGCCCGCCGGGTGCTGCGCGCCTACAGCACCGACGGGCACATCCTCGGCGGGAGGCTGGTCGAGATCCCCAGGGAGCGTGCGGCAGAGGTGGACGACGCCCTGCGCGACGTCTTCGCCGACCCGGCGGTGGCGCTGGTGCACGTACGCGCCGTGGAGTTCGGCTGCTTCATGGTCGAGATCCGCCGCGCCGGGGCCGGCGGCGGGCGTGTCAGCCGGCCAGGCGTTCCACGAGCAGGAACCCGCCGATGACGATCATGACGGCCCCGGAGGCGCGGGTGACCGCCCGCGCCGCCGAGGGCCGGGTTGCTAGACGGCGGCCCGGGGCGCCTTCGGCAGTGGCTTGCGGCGGATGACCAGGGCCATCAGGGCCGCCGCCGCGCACAGGGCGCCGGAGGCGTACCAGATCACGTCGTACTCGCCGAAGACGTCGCGGACGACGCCGCCGGCGAAGGCGACGACGGCGGCGCCCACCTGGTGGGAGGCGAGGACCCAGCCGAAGACGATCGCGCTGTCGTCGCCGTAGTGCTCGCGGCACAGGGCGATCGTCGGCGGGACGGTGGCGACCCAGTCGAGGCCGTAGAACACGATGAAGAAGATCATCGGCGGTTGGACGGTCGGCCCGAGCAGCATCGGCAGGAAGAGCAGCGAGACGCCGCGCAGCGCGTAGTAGACCGCGAGGAGGCGGCGCGCCTCGAAGCGGTCGGTGAACCAGCCGGACGCGATGGTGCCGACGACGTCGAAGACCCCGATGACGGCGAGCAGCGACGCGGCCGCGGTGATGGGCATGCCGTGGTCGTGGGCCGCCGGTACGAAATGCGTCTTGACGAGGCCGTTCGTGGAGGCGCCGCAGATCGCGAACGTGCCGGCGAGAAGCCAGAACGGGCCGGTGCGGGCCGCCCGGAAGAGGACCGCCAGTGCTCTGCGCGCCGCTCCCGGCACCGGGTCCGGCTTGGGCGTGAAGCCTTCGGCGCCGTACGCGGCGATGCCCACGTCCGCCGGGTGGTCGCGCAGCAGCAGCCAGACGAACGGGACGACGGCCAGCGCACAGAGCGCGACGGTGATCGCGGCGGGCCGCCATTCGTGGTTCTCCACCAGCCAGGACAGCAGCGGCAGGAAGACGAGCTGGCCGGAGGCCCCGGCCGCGGTGAGGATGCCGGTGACCAGGCCGCGGCGCTTGACGAACCACCGGTTGGTGACGGTGGCCGCGAAGGCGAGCGCCATCGAGCCGGACCCGAGGCCGACGAGGACGCCCCAGTAGAGGATCAGCTGCCACGGCGCGGTCATCCACACGGTGAGCACCGAGCCGGCCGCGATCACAGTGAGCGCGACGGCGACGACACGGCGGATGCCGTACCGGTCCATCAGGGCCGCCGCGAACGGCGCGGTGAGTCCGTACAGCGCCAGGTTGACCGAGACGGCGAAGCCGATCGTGCCGCGCGACCACTCGAACTCCGCGTGCAGGGGCTCGATCAGCAGGCCCGGCAGGGACGCGAAGGCCGCGGCGCCGATGATCGTCACGAAGGTGACGGCGGCGACGAACCAGGCGCGGTGGACGCGGGGAGGCCGGCGCAGCGGCTGCTCGGAGGTGGTGTGCGGAACGCTTGTCTGGGTCACGTCACCCAGCTTCCGGCCCGGGCCGTCCACCATCGAGTGGCCCGAAGGACAGTGTTCGTTAGGATCGGGCCATGACACAGTCCCGACGGCATCGCGTGGTGGTCCTGGCGCTGACCGGGCTGCTCCCCTTCGAGCTGGGCATCCCGCACCGGATCTTCGGCCGCGCCAAGGCGCCGGACGGCAGCCCTCTGTACGAGACGGTCACCTGCGGTCTCGCCCCC
This genomic interval carries:
- a CDS encoding pyridoxal 5'-phosphate synthase; the encoded protein is MDHEERDPQTAFRALLHAQRVWVVPLPAFDPAGAPGEPLPLFHRWFAEAVAAGQTEPHTMTLATVDEQGCPDARIVMLHDADARGWHFATHATSAKGRQLAARPEASLVFYWAAQGRQIRVRGRVTAAPEEESRADLAVRSTGALAAALTGRQSEVLSSVDTLARASQAAWERAQSEPDAPVPTWTRYVLDPREAEFFQGDERRRHVRLRYRRAAGGTWERELLWP
- a CDS encoding Zn-ribbon domain-containing OB-fold protein; translation: MTGTGSPATPGIDDLTRPYWDAAAAGDLLIRRCADCRRPHHYPREFCPHCWSEDVGWERATGRATLYTWSVVHRNDLPPHRDRVPYTAALVELAEGPRMMTEVVDCPPERLAVGMELTAAFRTGEDGVAVAVFRPA
- a CDS encoding DoxX family protein, whose product is MRTIWLTGAEWVAVLRIGLGLWWLESWRHKDKKGWFERGTGITWAAGVAAEHRWRPVRTGFEKIVAPRPRAMAYLVVHAELALGLGLVAGFLTPIALAGGLVLNLLYLILMIHDWAEQGQNAMMALISLVALFAMSWQVWSLDSAIGLFL
- a CDS encoding flavin-containing monooxygenase; the encoded protein is MADEKDNDRFPGTDRTNHRPVYVVGGGPGGLAAAAALRGRGVRAVVLEKSESVGASWRRHYDRLHLHTTRRLSALPGLPMPRSFGRWVSRDDVVRYLEKYAEFHELEIVTGVEVSRIEPAGGEWLLHATGGRELTGRAVVVATGHNHTPRLPDWPGRETYGGELLHARDYRDPAPYAGKDVLVVGVGNTGAEIAVDLVEGGAARVRLAVRTVPHIVRRSTAGWPAQRTGILVRRLPVRLVDKAGALMSRVAVPDLAAQGLPRPDTGLYSRVRQGAIPVQDVGLIDAVRAGRVEPVAALESFDDGKAVLADGTRISPDTVIAATGYRRALEGLVGHLGVLDEQGRPVVHGGRTPKQAPGLYFTGFTNPISGMLREMAIDARRIAKALA
- a CDS encoding acetate--CoA ligase family protein; the encoded protein is MLGSTHGTLTSDLRARVVACGDQPRNAVHEAAGPTALAGDLDVGGRPLHAPVPDLDRFFQPSSVAVVGASDGEGRPNTGITRQLVDWAARAGARLYPVHPTRTTVFGIDCVPSVAELPEPVDLAVLLVGDPLPVIGQLGEAKVKFAVAFASGYAETGEKGAAAQARLAAAVERSGVRLLGPNTNLNAFERFRDDLDGPAIALVTQSGHQGRPLFTLQELGVRLSHWAPTGNEADLETADFVSYFAERPEVGAIACYVEGLKNGRSFLLAADRAARRGVPVVAVKVGRTDTGARTAASHTGKLTGSDQVVDAAMRQFGVIRVDGLDELQDTAALLARARPPVADGVAVYSISGGTGAHFADLATAAGLRLPRLGDARQAELHRWIPPYLNVSNPIDNGGHPVGDWRGRRIIDSILADPEVGVLVCPITGPFPPMSDRLAQDLVDAAETTDKLVCVVWGSPLGTESAYRDTLLGSSRVATFRTFANCITAVRAHLSHHRFTARYRSPFDEAPRTPSPSFRRAQALMQPGRQLSEHAAKSLLRAYGIRVPREQLVTSAAAAVRAAALVGYPVVMKASAPQLAHKTELGLVRIGLTSASQVRDTYRELTDIARYEGVDLDGVLVCQMVERGVEMVVGVAHDELFGPTVTVGLGGVLVEVLHDTAVRVPPFGEDQARDMLGELRGRALLDGVRGGPPADVDALVEVVLRVQRMALELGDQLSELDVNPLMVLGRGQGAVALDALAVCR
- a CDS encoding enoyl-CoA hydratase/isomerase family protein, which gives rise to MPVTTGVLHRVEESVSWITLDRPEAMNAVTWEQRERIIGLLAEASSDPAVRAVVVTARGRGFCAGADLRGAPAREPAPGDVARTIRLGAQRLIGAVLDCEKPVIAAVNGTAAGIGAHLAFACDLVLAAAEARFVEVFVRRGLVPDGGGAYLLPRLIGPQRAKELMFFGDAVSAEEAARLGLVNRVVPAADLEKTAREWAGRLAAGPTRALALTKHLVNASLDADRATSFAAEATAQELNMTTRDAQEGVASFRERRAARFEGR
- a CDS encoding flavin reductase family protein, with translation MAATAVRYLRSVGAPVGTDVYEALPAPVLRAVGEDERPPVGAGEFRRVLGHFASGVTVVTAVDADGPAGFACQSFASLSLEPPLVVFMVGRASTTWPRIARAGRFCVNVLGETQGELCRGFAVSGADKFAGVSYRPAPVTGAPLLDGVAAWIDCTVQAVHTGGDHLVVVGRVEALDADEQCAPLLFHRGRFGRLDV
- a CDS encoding DUF1203 domain-containing protein, which encodes MTTTHEARAIAPDVLKQLRERDDAGHTRQPFTDPEGGEALRCCLRRSAAGERIVLVSYAPLRRWAAETGAKPGAYEECGPVFVHAEECEGPASGPGYPAGLHGARRVLRAYSTDGHILGGRLVEIPRERAAEVDDALRDVFADPAVALVHVRAVEFGCFMVEIRRAGAGGGRVSRPGVPRAGTRR
- a CDS encoding MFS transporter translates to MVDGPGRKLGDVTQTSVPHTTSEQPLRRPPRVHRAWFVAAVTFVTIIGAAAFASLPGLLIEPLHAEFEWSRGTIGFAVSVNLALYGLTAPFAAALMDRYGIRRVVAVALTVIAAGSVLTVWMTAPWQLILYWGVLVGLGSGSMALAFAATVTNRWFVKRRGLVTGILTAAGASGQLVFLPLLSWLVENHEWRPAAITVALCALAVVPFVWLLLRDHPADVGIAAYGAEGFTPKPDPVPGAARRALAVLFRAARTGPFWLLAGTFAICGASTNGLVKTHFVPAAHDHGMPITAAASLLAVIGVFDVVGTIASGWFTDRFEARRLLAVYYALRGVSLLFLPMLLGPTVQPPMIFFIVFYGLDWVATVPPTIALCREHYGDDSAIVFGWVLASHQVGAAVVAFAGGVVRDVFGEYDVIWYASGALCAAAALMALVIRRKPLPKAPRAAV